The proteins below are encoded in one region of Purpureocillium takamizusanense chromosome 11, complete sequence:
- a CDS encoding uncharacterized protein (COG:S~EggNog:ENOG503P7UZ), with translation MSRQPRNQSQAGPTATARQNEYFVPRDGIDREVISADICRYLGNDALVRPGHYENPQTGQVVQGYYITAYRNLTTAMIEDLKADSARWDSERRAQTSRHTSGGIHTSRDANGFAARLSSNSPVVQYRYSETHQSRQNQGPTESPFQADPYRDSGYENRYPGTGAPGYTGASGAYPPPQQQQQQQYAGTSGGAYAGGYQPTQQSPGPDPRFSVPQGGSMIRPGYQPSQDPPYIGTGANLPQSGFAQPNDPYNSRLGASAAAPQQPVYATAPPQQPTYPASSSPYQPFPGQAPAAAGQPYPAMQPHDPFYGRGAFVGAHRLPLGA, from the exons ATGTCGAGGCAACCCCGCAACCAAAGTCAAGCCGGGCCGACGGCCACAGCCCGACAAAACGAGTACTTCGTCCCCCGCGATGGTATTGACCGCGAGGTCATCTCGGCCGACATTTGCCGTTATCTGGGCAACGATGCCCTGGTAAGGCCTGGGCATTACGAG AACCCACAGACTGGCCAAGTCGTTCAAGGATACTATATTACAGCCTACAGGAACTTGACTACA GCGATGATTGAAGATCTCAAGGCCGACTCTGCCCGATGGGACAGTGAGAGGCGAGCGCAGACGTCGCGCCACACCTCTGGAGGTATCCATACCTCGAGAGACGCCAATGGCTTTGCCGCGAGACTCTCATCTAACTCACCTGTAGTACAATATCGCTACTCTGAGACGCATCAGTCGCGCCAGAACCAAGGCCCTACCGAATCGCCTTTCCAAGCGGACCCTTACCGTGACTCTGGATATGAGAACAGGTACCCGGGAACCGGAGCACCGGGCTACACTGGAGCATCTGGCGCCTACCCTccgccgcagcaacagcaacaacaacagtACGCCGGCACCAGTGGTGGCGCGTACGCTGGTGGCTACCAGCCAACCCAGCAGTCTCCCGGTCCGGACCCAAGGTTTTCTGTTCCCCAGGGTGGTTCCATGATTCGTCCCGGGtaccagcccagccaggacCCTCCATATATTGGAACGGGAGCCAATCTGCCCCAATCTGGATTTGCCCAGCCAAATGATCCTTATAACTCCCGGTTAGGCGCGTCGGCTGCAGCTCCCCAGCAGCCTGTCTATGCGACTGCTCCACCGCAGCAGCCTACTTACCCAGCATCCTCATCACCGTACCAGCCGTTCCCGGGCCAggctcccgccgctgccgggcaACCTTATCCGGCCATGCAGCCCCATGATCCCTTTTATGGGCGAGGTGCGTTCGTTGGAGCACATCGTCTCCCCCTTGGGGCTTGA